The Arvicanthis niloticus isolate mArvNil1 chromosome 2, mArvNil1.pat.X, whole genome shotgun sequence genome includes a window with the following:
- the Adgrd2 gene encoding adhesion G protein-coupled receptor D2 isoform X1, translating into MAASRMIPLIHCLLYLLIRSLPGTLSNSPSETRNPLAAAAPGKMLQTTEGLCEFTGQQLSWWQAQESCDQRFGHLPLGTPDRTHTSHLPSSVWVGQREASLRSQPKRREHTATVLVFHERVADRAARLLKVLPALVALTACAHVQWDEAATEEATLFSLATPAVANALQLRAFVEPGGSVRAALVVRGHHAPFNVVFHSDGRWHHVCATWEQRSGRWTLFSDGRRRAGAQGLSAGHPVPPDGVLVLGQDQDSLGGGFSARDAFSGNLTDFHLWNRVLSLEQVRRARACTPPPGGLLFQWDPEALDITPSLLPTVLVHMLCPVPSEECPTWNPGPGVKGSELCLHPQPFLCCYPKDTYQQLQDFQSWPDQDVISRVNALANDTVLLPSPLSEAPRILSLDKASSFLGLLERVLAEKPGPLGPVALLAILHFLKRVTALRAEEPELLTQPWEELGRGFVSVASLTLEEQSASAWLSLSEVVGGPMAVVMSVQRLASLLSSMVTPVQPQIHIKHPLAGLEVQSLHLREASTGGHTFTIPGGSPDGPGHIHIPAGEVRSLLGKGLAEVMVIHTWFTSRIFQHTLGAPNLELQAANGSEEARMQRSLSTQVGSAILSSEVWDTAGELSTAVTFHLQHQAQVFPQKILEPVCAFWNFSANSDAGGSWATAGCSVLARHPDSTMCLCNHSTSFAILLQVYEVQEGPEEESLLRTLSFVGCGVSLCALTTTFLLFVMAGVPTSERTTIHKNLILSLASAEGFLMTSEWAKTNKVTCVAVTVVMHLLFLVAFSWMLAEGLLLWSKVVAVSMHPGPRMRLYYAAGWGIPVAIVVITLALHPHDYVASGHCWLNVHTDAIWAFVGPVLFVLTANTYILVRVVMVTVSSTRHRARMLSPQPGLQEKIRFQIWAMVKPVLALLPVLGLTWLFGLLVHVSPTWAYAVVLLNSFQGPYIFLVYAAYNGEVQNALRRMTERKAVEVLRAEQVHRAKGIHESGIPTAFSSITEPRRPAVELTAFRTSGV; encoded by the exons CTGCCCCAGGTAAGATGCTGCAGACTACAGAAGGGTTGTGCGAATTCACAGGACAGCAGCTGAGCTGGTGGCAAGCCCAAGAGTCCTGTGACCAGAGGTTTGGCCACCTGCCACTGGGGACCCCAGATAGGACTCACACTTCACATCTGCCTAGCTCCGTCTGGGTAGGACAAAGAGAGGCCTCGCTACGAAGTCAGCCTAAGAGAC GTGAGCACACTGCGACTGTGTTGGTCTTCCACGAGAGGGTTGCTGACCGGGCCGCACGACTGCTCAAGGTCCTGCCAGCGCTGGTGGCGCTCACGGCTTGCGCGCATGTTCAGTGGGACGAGGCAGCAACCGAGGAGGCCACTCTCTTCTCCCTGGCCACGCCCGCGGTCGCCAACGCGCTGCAGCTGCGTGCCTTCGTCGAACCCGGAGGCTCCGTGCGCGCAGCGCTAGTGGTGCGAGGCCACCATGCGCCCTTCAACGTTGTCTTCCACTCTGACGGCCGCTGGCACCACGTGTGTGCCACGTGGGAGCAGCGCAGCGGGCGCTGGACGCTGTTCAGCGATGGGAGGCGACGCGCTGGGGCTCAGGGACTCAGCGCGGGTCACCCGGTACCGCCCGACGGTGTGCTTGTGCTGGGTCAGGATCAGGACTCCCTGGGTGGCGGGTTCTCGGCCCGCGACGCCTTCAGTGGCAACCTCACCGACTTCCACCTGTGGAACCGGGTACTGAGCCTCGAGCAAGTGCGCCGAGCTCGTGCCTGCACACCACCCCCCGGGGGCTTGCTCTTTCAGTGGGACCCAGAGGCCCTGGACATCACGCCCTCACTGTTGCCCACCGTGCTTGTGCACATGCTCTGTCCTG TGCCTTCAGAGGAGTGTCCCACGTGGAATCCAGGACCTGGCGTCAAGGGCTCTGAACTCTGCTTGCACCCACAGCCCTTTCTCTGCTGCTACCCAAAAG ATACCTATCAGCAGCTTCAGGACTTCCAGTCATGGCCAGATCAGGACGTTATCAGCAGAGTCAATGCTTTGGCTAATGACACTGTG CTTCTTCCAAGCCCCCTGTCTGAAGCCCCCAGGATCCTGTCCTTAGACAAGGCTTCCAGCTTCCTGGGTCTCCTGGAGAGAGTCCTAGCAGAGAAGCCAGGTCCGCTAGGGCCTGTTGCCCTGCTGGCCATCCTGCACTTCCTGAAAAGGGTGACTGCTCTCAGAGCTGAGGAGCCAGAGCTGCTGACCCAGCCCTGGGAGGAGCTTGGCAGAGGCTTTGTGTCTGTGGCCAGCCTGACCCTGGAGGAGCAATCAGCCAGTGCATGGCTGTCTCTCAGTGAG GTGGTTGGTGGGCCTATGGCCGTGGTGATGAGTGTGCAGCGCCTGGCGTCCCTCCTGAGCTCCATGGTGACCCCTGTGCAGCCTCAAATCCACATCAAGCATCCTCTTGCTG GCCTGGAGGTGCAAAGCCTGCACCTGAGGGAGGCCAGCACTGGAGGGCATACATTCACCATTCCTGGTGGGAGTCCAGATGGACCAGGCCACATCCACATCCCCGCAGGTGAAGTGAGGAGTCTCCTCGGGAAAG GTCTTGCTGAAGTCATGGTCATCCACACCTGGTTCACCTCAAGAATCTTCCAGCATACCCTGGGGGCACCTAACCTAGAGCTCCAGGCCGCTAATGGCTCAGAGGAGGCAAGAATGCAGAG GTCCCTAAGCACCCAAGTGGGGTCAGCTATACTCTCCTCTGAGGTATGGGACACTGCTGGGGAGCTGAGCACAGCTGTGACCTTTCACCTGCAGCACCAGGCCCAG GTCTTTCCACAGAAGATTCTAGAGCCTGTCTGTGCTTTTTGGAACTTCAGCGCCAA CTCAGATGCAGGGGGCTCCTGGGCCACCGCCGGCTGCTCAGTGCTTGCTCGACACCCGGACTCTACCATGTGCCTCTGCAACCACAGCACCAGCTTTGCCATCCTGCTGCAGGTGTATGAAGTCCAG GAAGGTCCTGAAGAGGAGTCGTTGCTGAGGACTCTGTCATTTGTGGGCTGTGGCGTGTCCCTCTGTGCCCTTACTACCACCTTCTTGCTGTTCGTGATGGCTGG CGTTCCCACTTCTGAGCGGACCACAATCCACAAGAATCTTATtctttccctggcctctgctgagGGCTTCCTCATGACCAGTGAGTGGGCGAAGACCAATAAG GTGACCTGTGTGGCTGTCACAGTGGTCATGCATCTTCTCTTTCTGGTCGCCTTCTCTTGGATGCTGGCAGAGGGACTGCTGCTTTGGAGCAAGGTGGTAGCCGTGAGCATGCACCCAGGCCCCAGGATGAGGCTGTACTATGCTGCAGGCTGGG GCATTCCTGTGGCCATCGTTGTCATCACCCTCGCATTGCACCCTCATGACTACGTGGCTTCTGGACATTGCTGGCTCAATGTTCACACAGATGCCATCTGGGCCTTTGTGGGGCCCGTCCTGTTTGTGCTGACT GCCAATACCTACATCTTGGTCCGTGTGGTTATGGTCACTGTATCTAGCACCCGCCACCGTGCACGCATGCTGAGCCCACAGCCTGGCCTACAGGAGAAGATCAGGTTCCAGATATG GGCCATGGTGAAGCCGGTGCTAGCCCTGTTACCAGTCCTGGGCCTGACCTGGCTGTTCGGCCTCCTGGTACACGTTAGCCCAACCTGGGCCTATGCTGTTGTGCTTCTCAATTCCTTCCAG GGCCCATACATCTTCCTTGTCTATGCTGCTTACAACGGAGAG GTGCAGAACGCACTACGGAGGATGACAGAGAGGAAGGCAGTGGAGGTGCTCAGAGCAGAACAAGTGCACCGGGCCAAGG GGATCCATGAATCCGGCATCCCCACAGCCTTCTCTTCCATTACAGAACCCAGGAGACCG gCTGTGGAGCTGACAGCATTTAGGACTTCAG GAGTCTAA
- the Adgrd2 gene encoding adhesion G protein-coupled receptor D2 isoform X2, giving the protein MAASRMIPLIHCLLYLLIRSLPGTLSNSPSETRNPLAAGQQLSWWQAQESCDQRFGHLPLGTPDRTHTSHLPSSVWVGQREASLRSQPKRREHTATVLVFHERVADRAARLLKVLPALVALTACAHVQWDEAATEEATLFSLATPAVANALQLRAFVEPGGSVRAALVVRGHHAPFNVVFHSDGRWHHVCATWEQRSGRWTLFSDGRRRAGAQGLSAGHPVPPDGVLVLGQDQDSLGGGFSARDAFSGNLTDFHLWNRVLSLEQVRRARACTPPPGGLLFQWDPEALDITPSLLPTVLVHMLCPVPSEECPTWNPGPGVKGSELCLHPQPFLCCYPKDTYQQLQDFQSWPDQDVISRVNALANDTVLLPSPLSEAPRILSLDKASSFLGLLERVLAEKPGPLGPVALLAILHFLKRVTALRAEEPELLTQPWEELGRGFVSVASLTLEEQSASAWLSLSEVVGGPMAVVMSVQRLASLLSSMVTPVQPQIHIKHPLAGLEVQSLHLREASTGGHTFTIPGGSPDGPGHIHIPAGEVRSLLGKGLAEVMVIHTWFTSRIFQHTLGAPNLELQAANGSEEARMQRSLSTQVGSAILSSEVWDTAGELSTAVTFHLQHQAQVFPQKILEPVCAFWNFSANSDAGGSWATAGCSVLARHPDSTMCLCNHSTSFAILLQVYEVQEGPEEESLLRTLSFVGCGVSLCALTTTFLLFVMAGVPTSERTTIHKNLILSLASAEGFLMTSEWAKTNKVTCVAVTVVMHLLFLVAFSWMLAEGLLLWSKVVAVSMHPGPRMRLYYAAGWGIPVAIVVITLALHPHDYVASGHCWLNVHTDAIWAFVGPVLFVLTANTYILVRVVMVTVSSTRHRARMLSPQPGLQEKIRFQIWAMVKPVLALLPVLGLTWLFGLLVHVSPTWAYAVVLLNSFQGPYIFLVYAAYNGEVQNALRRMTERKAVEVLRAEQVHRAKGIHESGIPTAFSSITEPRRPAVELTAFRTSGV; this is encoded by the exons GACAGCAGCTGAGCTGGTGGCAAGCCCAAGAGTCCTGTGACCAGAGGTTTGGCCACCTGCCACTGGGGACCCCAGATAGGACTCACACTTCACATCTGCCTAGCTCCGTCTGGGTAGGACAAAGAGAGGCCTCGCTACGAAGTCAGCCTAAGAGAC GTGAGCACACTGCGACTGTGTTGGTCTTCCACGAGAGGGTTGCTGACCGGGCCGCACGACTGCTCAAGGTCCTGCCAGCGCTGGTGGCGCTCACGGCTTGCGCGCATGTTCAGTGGGACGAGGCAGCAACCGAGGAGGCCACTCTCTTCTCCCTGGCCACGCCCGCGGTCGCCAACGCGCTGCAGCTGCGTGCCTTCGTCGAACCCGGAGGCTCCGTGCGCGCAGCGCTAGTGGTGCGAGGCCACCATGCGCCCTTCAACGTTGTCTTCCACTCTGACGGCCGCTGGCACCACGTGTGTGCCACGTGGGAGCAGCGCAGCGGGCGCTGGACGCTGTTCAGCGATGGGAGGCGACGCGCTGGGGCTCAGGGACTCAGCGCGGGTCACCCGGTACCGCCCGACGGTGTGCTTGTGCTGGGTCAGGATCAGGACTCCCTGGGTGGCGGGTTCTCGGCCCGCGACGCCTTCAGTGGCAACCTCACCGACTTCCACCTGTGGAACCGGGTACTGAGCCTCGAGCAAGTGCGCCGAGCTCGTGCCTGCACACCACCCCCCGGGGGCTTGCTCTTTCAGTGGGACCCAGAGGCCCTGGACATCACGCCCTCACTGTTGCCCACCGTGCTTGTGCACATGCTCTGTCCTG TGCCTTCAGAGGAGTGTCCCACGTGGAATCCAGGACCTGGCGTCAAGGGCTCTGAACTCTGCTTGCACCCACAGCCCTTTCTCTGCTGCTACCCAAAAG ATACCTATCAGCAGCTTCAGGACTTCCAGTCATGGCCAGATCAGGACGTTATCAGCAGAGTCAATGCTTTGGCTAATGACACTGTG CTTCTTCCAAGCCCCCTGTCTGAAGCCCCCAGGATCCTGTCCTTAGACAAGGCTTCCAGCTTCCTGGGTCTCCTGGAGAGAGTCCTAGCAGAGAAGCCAGGTCCGCTAGGGCCTGTTGCCCTGCTGGCCATCCTGCACTTCCTGAAAAGGGTGACTGCTCTCAGAGCTGAGGAGCCAGAGCTGCTGACCCAGCCCTGGGAGGAGCTTGGCAGAGGCTTTGTGTCTGTGGCCAGCCTGACCCTGGAGGAGCAATCAGCCAGTGCATGGCTGTCTCTCAGTGAG GTGGTTGGTGGGCCTATGGCCGTGGTGATGAGTGTGCAGCGCCTGGCGTCCCTCCTGAGCTCCATGGTGACCCCTGTGCAGCCTCAAATCCACATCAAGCATCCTCTTGCTG GCCTGGAGGTGCAAAGCCTGCACCTGAGGGAGGCCAGCACTGGAGGGCATACATTCACCATTCCTGGTGGGAGTCCAGATGGACCAGGCCACATCCACATCCCCGCAGGTGAAGTGAGGAGTCTCCTCGGGAAAG GTCTTGCTGAAGTCATGGTCATCCACACCTGGTTCACCTCAAGAATCTTCCAGCATACCCTGGGGGCACCTAACCTAGAGCTCCAGGCCGCTAATGGCTCAGAGGAGGCAAGAATGCAGAG GTCCCTAAGCACCCAAGTGGGGTCAGCTATACTCTCCTCTGAGGTATGGGACACTGCTGGGGAGCTGAGCACAGCTGTGACCTTTCACCTGCAGCACCAGGCCCAG GTCTTTCCACAGAAGATTCTAGAGCCTGTCTGTGCTTTTTGGAACTTCAGCGCCAA CTCAGATGCAGGGGGCTCCTGGGCCACCGCCGGCTGCTCAGTGCTTGCTCGACACCCGGACTCTACCATGTGCCTCTGCAACCACAGCACCAGCTTTGCCATCCTGCTGCAGGTGTATGAAGTCCAG GAAGGTCCTGAAGAGGAGTCGTTGCTGAGGACTCTGTCATTTGTGGGCTGTGGCGTGTCCCTCTGTGCCCTTACTACCACCTTCTTGCTGTTCGTGATGGCTGG CGTTCCCACTTCTGAGCGGACCACAATCCACAAGAATCTTATtctttccctggcctctgctgagGGCTTCCTCATGACCAGTGAGTGGGCGAAGACCAATAAG GTGACCTGTGTGGCTGTCACAGTGGTCATGCATCTTCTCTTTCTGGTCGCCTTCTCTTGGATGCTGGCAGAGGGACTGCTGCTTTGGAGCAAGGTGGTAGCCGTGAGCATGCACCCAGGCCCCAGGATGAGGCTGTACTATGCTGCAGGCTGGG GCATTCCTGTGGCCATCGTTGTCATCACCCTCGCATTGCACCCTCATGACTACGTGGCTTCTGGACATTGCTGGCTCAATGTTCACACAGATGCCATCTGGGCCTTTGTGGGGCCCGTCCTGTTTGTGCTGACT GCCAATACCTACATCTTGGTCCGTGTGGTTATGGTCACTGTATCTAGCACCCGCCACCGTGCACGCATGCTGAGCCCACAGCCTGGCCTACAGGAGAAGATCAGGTTCCAGATATG GGCCATGGTGAAGCCGGTGCTAGCCCTGTTACCAGTCCTGGGCCTGACCTGGCTGTTCGGCCTCCTGGTACACGTTAGCCCAACCTGGGCCTATGCTGTTGTGCTTCTCAATTCCTTCCAG GGCCCATACATCTTCCTTGTCTATGCTGCTTACAACGGAGAG GTGCAGAACGCACTACGGAGGATGACAGAGAGGAAGGCAGTGGAGGTGCTCAGAGCAGAACAAGTGCACCGGGCCAAGG GGATCCATGAATCCGGCATCCCCACAGCCTTCTCTTCCATTACAGAACCCAGGAGACCG gCTGTGGAGCTGACAGCATTTAGGACTTCAG GAGTCTAA
- the Nr5a1 gene encoding steroidogenic factor 1 produces MDYSYDEDLDELCPVCGDKVSGYHYGLLTCESCKGFFKRTVQNNKHYTCTESQSCKIDKTQRKRCPFCRFQKCLTVGMRLEAVRADRMRGGRNKFGPMYKRDRALKQQKKAQIRANGFKLETGPPMGVPPPPPPPPDYMLPPSLHAPEPKALVSGPPSGPLGDFGAPSLPMAVPGPHGPLAGYLYPAFSNRTIKSEYPEPYASPPQQPGPPYSYPEPFSGGPNVPELILQLLQLEPEEDQVRARIVGCLQEPAKSRSDQPAPFSLLCRMADQTFISIVDWARRCMVFKELEVADQMTLLQNCWSELLVLDHIYRQVQYGKEDSILLVTGQEVELSTVAVQAGSLLHSLVLRAQELVLQLHALQLDRQEFVCLKFLVLFSLDVKFLNNHSLVKDAQEKANAALLDYTLCHYPHCGDKFQQLLLCLVEVRALSMQAKEYLYHKHLGNEMPRNNLLIEMLQAKQT; encoded by the exons ATGGACTATTCGTACGACGAGGACCTGGACGAGCTGTGTCCGGTGTGTGGGGACAAGGTGTCGGGCTACCACTACGGGCTGCTCACGTGCGAGAGCTGCAAG GGCTTCTTCAAGCGCACAGTCCAGAACAACAAGCATTACACGTGCACCGAGAGTCAGAGCTGCAAAATCGACAAGACGCAGCGTAAGCGCTGTCCCTTCTGCCGCTTCCAGAAGTGCCTGACGGTGGGCATGCGCCTGGAAG CTGTGCGCGCTGACCGAATGCGGGGAGGCCGGAACAAGTTTGGGCCCATGTACAAGAGAGACCGGGCCTTGAAGCAGCAAAAGAAAGCACAGATTCGGGCCAACGGTTTCAAGCTGGAAACAGGACCACCGATGGGGGTGcccccgccacccccacccccaccggaCTACATGTTACCCCCTAGCCTGCATGCACCGGAGCCCAAGGCCCTGGTCTCTGGCCCACCCAGTGGGCCGCTGGGTGACTTTGGAGCCCCATCTCTGCCTATGGCCGTGCCTGGTCCCCATGGGCCTCTGGCTGGCTACCTCTATCCTGCCTTCTCTAACCGCACCATCAAGTCTGAGTATCCAGAGCCCTATGCCAGCCCCCCTCAACAGCCAGGGCCACCCTACAGCTATCCAGAGCCCTTCTCGGGAGGGCCCAATGTACCAGAGCTCATATTGCAGCTGCTGCAACTAGAGCCAGAGGAGGACCAGGTGCGTGCTCGCATCGTGGGCTGTCTGCAGGAGCCAGCCAAAAGCCGCTCTGACCAGCCAGCGCCCTTCAGCCTCCTCTGCAGAATGGCCGACCAGACCTTTATCTCCATTGTCGACTGGGCACGGAGGTGCATGGTATTTAAGGAGCTGGAG GTGGCTGACCAGATGACACTGCTGCAGAACTGTTGGAGCGAGCTGCTGGTGTTGGACCACATCTACCGCCAGGTCCAGTACGGCAAGGAAGACAGCATCCTGCTGGTTACTGGACAGGAG GTGGAACTGAGCACGGTAGCTGTGCAGGCTGGCTCCCTGCTGCACAGCCTGGTGCTGCGGGCACAGGAGTTAGTGCTACAGCTGCATGCGCTTCAGCTGGACCGCCAGGAGTTCGTCTGTCTCAAGTTCCTCGTCCTCTTCAGCCTTG ATGTGAAATTCCTGAACAACCACAGCCTGGTAAAGGATGCCCAGGAGAAAGCCAACGCCGCCCTGCTGGATTACACCTTGTGTCACTACCCACACTGCGGGGACAAATTCCAGCAGTTGCTATTGTGCCTGGTGGAGGTGCGGGCACTGAGCATGCAGGCCAAGGAGTACCTGTACCATAAGCATCTGGGCAACGAGATGCCCCGCAACAACCTTCTCATTGAGATGCTGCAGGCCAAGCAGACTTGA